A region from the Arcobacter sp. F155 genome encodes:
- a CDS encoding helix-turn-helix domain-containing protein yields the protein MAYFNKELDEIGFKLYEPCEKLKPYILNYWKIEANLSEKRSLKILTDGSLGFVINFANPFFLEVNQKQMLCSSTVTLMGQTKSPTIMNFNNKIEAFGIRFNPAGAYRFFDEELSSFQDRNIDYKDSFWNFMELFEKQKICEEQRVKLCDEFLLERLALSKKENSKYTFEIIDLINKRKGDISVEELSSYFDISVRQIERIFKKELGLTVKLFIRIIRLRNTRDKISSLKVDTLTNTAYDNGFFDQAHFIKEFKSFMSETPKNYYSNKLQMAKELNYKKYKA from the coding sequence GTGGCATATTTTAATAAAGAGTTAGATGAAATAGGTTTTAAACTTTATGAACCATGTGAAAAACTAAAGCCTTATATTTTAAACTATTGGAAAATAGAAGCAAATCTTAGTGAAAAAAGAAGCTTGAAAATACTAACTGACGGGAGTTTAGGATTTGTAATAAATTTTGCAAATCCATTCTTCTTGGAAGTAAATCAAAAGCAAATGCTGTGTAGTTCAACAGTAACCTTAATGGGGCAAACGAAATCTCCAACAATCATGAATTTTAACAATAAGATTGAAGCCTTTGGTATTAGGTTTAATCCAGCAGGAGCATATAGATTTTTTGATGAGGAGCTTTCTAGTTTTCAAGATAGAAATATAGATTATAAAGACTCTTTTTGGAATTTTATGGAACTTTTTGAGAAGCAAAAAATATGTGAAGAACAAAGAGTTAAACTATGTGATGAGTTTTTATTAGAAAGATTAGCTTTATCAAAAAAAGAAAACTCAAAATATACTTTTGAAATTATTGATTTAATAAATAAAAGAAAAGGTGATATTTCAGTTGAAGAGTTAAGTTCGTATTTTGATATTTCTGTAAGACAAATTGAAAGAATATTTAAAAAAGAATTAGGACTAACTGTAAAACTTTTTATTCGAATAATAAGGCTTCGAAATACAAGGGATAAAATAAGTTCATTAAAAGTGGATACCTTAACTAATACAGCTTATGATAATGGTTTTTTTGATCAAGCACATTTTATCAAAGAGTTTAAATCTTTTATGAGTGAAACACCAAAAAACTATTACTCAAATAAACTTCAAATGGCAAAAGAGCTTAACTACAAAAAGTATAAAGCCTAG
- a CDS encoding response regulator, with the protein MNILIIESEIYLAQKVVSRLLDDGHNCDFVESPNIDNLTKDYDIILLSTSLPAALCKTIIRRYSDSIILLLVSYISDETVTDPIKEGAKDYIMKPFIMDELVRKIYHYRECKSIRKELQTLRDYLNFQFEEVDTSSHVLPTSFPTLIETNSQISADKLAFELVRKLDLQMKFVSLSSDNWQKRVNEKFSGVLYLTDYHSLKKSAKENLNKLIEDKKCIIVSLEKEEEFPYTKLEFEKEDSLLMTNNIMTINDYVKMMVLSYQTKYPDTELSKKLGISRKSLWEKRKKLGIEKKK; encoded by the coding sequence ATGAATATACTGATTATTGAAAGCGAAATTTACCTCGCCCAAAAAGTTGTCTCTAGACTATTAGATGACGGACATAATTGTGACTTTGTAGAATCACCAAACATTGATAATCTTACAAAAGATTACGATATTATTTTACTTTCTACTTCACTACCTGCTGCTTTATGTAAAACAATCATTAGAAGATATAGCGACTCAATTATTTTACTTCTTGTATCATATATTTCAGACGAAACTGTTACTGACCCAATCAAAGAGGGTGCGAAAGATTATATTATGAAGCCATTTATTATGGATGAGCTTGTAAGAAAAATCTATCACTATAGAGAGTGTAAATCTATTAGAAAAGAGCTACAGACACTAAGAGATTACCTTAACTTCCAATTTGAAGAAGTGGATACTAGTAGCCATGTATTGCCAACATCATTTCCAACACTTATTGAAACTAACTCACAAATCAGTGCTGATAAACTAGCTTTTGAATTAGTTAGAAAACTTGATTTACAAATGAAATTTGTTTCTCTTAGCTCTGATAATTGGCAAAAAAGAGTAAATGAAAAGTTTAGTGGAGTTTTATATTTAACTGACTACCATAGTCTTAAAAAGAGTGCAAAAGAGAACCTAAATAAACTTATTGAAGATAAGAAATGTATTATTGTATCTTTAGAAAAAGAAGAAGAGTTCCCTTATACTAAATTAGAGTTTGAAAAAGAAGATAGCCTTCTTATGACAAACAATATTATGACAATAAATGATTATGTAAAAATGATGGTTTTATCATATCAAACAAAATACCCTGATACTGAACTTTCTAAAAAACTTGGTATCTCAAGAAAATCTCTTTGGGAAAAGAGAAAGAAACTTGGAATAGAGAAGAAGAAGTAA
- a CDS encoding branched-chain amino acid transaminase, whose product MTEAKYIWMDGKFVDWHDAKVHVLSHTLHYGNGAIEGTKAYKTHDGRCAIFKLEEHTKRLINSSKMTLIDVPFSADELNDAQVELLQKNELFEGAYIRPLVYLGYGVMGLYHKDAPVNVSVSAWEWGAYLGEEGLKKGVRVKIASMTRNSNTSGMGKAKAVANYLNSQMAKFEAVEAGYDEALLRDDQGYIAEASGACFFIVRDGVIITPPNDNSLESITQATVIDLAEDLGYTVVRRRLTREEVYIADEAFFTGTAVEVTPIREIDCRIIGAGERGPITEALQTAYFDAVQGKNEKYEKYLTYIN is encoded by the coding sequence ATGACAGAAGCAAAATACATCTGGATGGATGGGAAATTTGTTGATTGGCATGACGCAAAAGTTCATGTATTAAGTCACACATTGCATTATGGGAATGGTGCAATTGAAGGTACTAAAGCTTATAAAACACATGATGGAAGATGTGCTATCTTTAAACTAGAAGAGCACACTAAAAGATTAATTAACTCTTCTAAAATGACTCTTATTGATGTTCCTTTTTCTGCAGATGAGTTAAATGATGCTCAAGTTGAACTATTACAAAAAAATGAATTATTTGAGGGAGCATACATTAGACCACTAGTTTATCTAGGTTACGGTGTTATGGGTCTGTATCATAAAGATGCACCTGTAAATGTTTCTGTTTCTGCATGGGAATGGGGAGCATACTTAGGAGAAGAAGGTCTTAAAAAAGGTGTTAGAGTTAAAATCGCATCTATGACTAGAAACTCAAATACTTCTGGTATGGGAAAAGCAAAGGCTGTTGCTAACTACTTAAACTCTCAAATGGCAAAATTTGAAGCAGTTGAAGCTGGTTATGACGAAGCTTTATTAAGAGATGACCAAGGTTATATTGCTGAAGCATCTGGTGCTTGTTTCTTTATCGTAAGAGATGGTGTTATTATTACTCCTCCAAATGATAACTCATTAGAGTCTATTACTCAAGCTACAGTTATTGATTTAGCTGAAGACTTAGGGTATACAGTTGTAAGAAGAAGACTTACAAGAGAAGAAGTTTATATCGCAGATGAAGCTTTCTTTACAGGAACTGCTGTTGAAGTAACTCCTATTAGAGAAATTGATTGTAGAATTATTGGAGCTGGTGAAAGAGGTCCAATTACTGAAGCCTTACAGACTGCTTACTTTGACGCTGTTCAAGGTAAGAATGAAAAGTATGAAAAGTATTTAACTTATATTAACTAA
- the thiC gene encoding phosphomethylpyrimidine synthase ThiC, with translation MRDWLDNHKDDEVRTQMYYAKRGIITPDMEYVAKVEKIEPELVRDEIARGRLIIPANVNHKHLKPMAIGIASSCKINANIGSSALASDIAGEIEKVDVCLKHGADTIMDLSTGGDLDSIRKAVIEHSTVPIGTVPIYQILHDVKDKIEDLSIDVMLDVLEKQAQQGVSYFTIHAGFLLQFMPHIAKRKMGIVSRGGSLMAAWMMHYHKENPFYDAFDDILDICRRYDVSLSLGDSLRPGCLADASDEAQLSELKILGELTLRAWEKDVQVMIEGPGHVPLNQIERNMKLEREYCHEAPFYILGPLTTDIAAGYDHISSAIGAAVGGWHGASMLCYVTPKEHLGLPNANDVREGIIAYKIAAHSADIARGRKGARDIDDEMSDARYAFDWNKQFELCLDPERAKEYHDETLPQDVFKEAEFCSMCGPKFCSYKITQKIVKDHGDKIEATATA, from the coding sequence ATGAGAGACTGGTTAGACAATCATAAAGATGATGAAGTAAGAACACAGATGTATTATGCCAAAAGAGGTATTATTACTCCAGATATGGAGTATGTAGCAAAAGTAGAAAAAATTGAACCTGAACTTGTAAGAGATGAGATTGCAAGAGGAAGATTAATTATTCCTGCAAATGTTAATCATAAACATTTAAAGCCAATGGCTATTGGTATAGCATCTTCTTGTAAGATTAATGCAAATATTGGATCATCTGCATTAGCATCAGATATTGCTGGTGAGATTGAGAAAGTTGATGTATGTCTAAAACATGGTGCAGATACTATTATGGATTTAAGTACAGGTGGAGATTTAGATTCAATTAGAAAAGCTGTTATTGAGCACTCAACAGTTCCAATTGGTACAGTACCAATTTATCAAATCTTACATGATGTAAAAGATAAAATTGAAGATTTATCTATTGATGTTATGTTAGATGTTTTAGAAAAACAAGCACAACAAGGTGTTTCATACTTTACAATTCATGCTGGTTTCCTTTTACAGTTTATGCCACATATTGCAAAAAGAAAAATGGGAATCGTTTCAAGAGGTGGTTCTTTAATGGCTGCATGGATGATGCACTACCATAAAGAAAATCCATTCTATGATGCATTTGATGATATTTTAGATATTTGTAGAAGATATGATGTATCTTTATCTTTAGGTGACTCTTTAAGACCAGGGTGTCTTGCAGATGCATCAGATGAAGCACAATTATCAGAATTAAAGATTTTAGGTGAATTAACGCTTAGAGCTTGGGAAAAAGATGTTCAAGTTATGATTGAAGGACCAGGTCACGTTCCATTAAATCAAATTGAAAGAAATATGAAACTTGAAAGAGAGTATTGTCATGAGGCACCTTTCTATATCTTAGGACCACTTACAACTGATATTGCTGCTGGTTATGACCACATCTCTTCTGCAATTGGTGCAGCTGTTGGTGGATGGCATGGAGCTAGTATGCTTTGTTATGTAACTCCGAAAGAACACTTAGGATTACCAAATGCAAATGATGTAAGAGAAGGTATTATCGCATATAAGATTGCAGCTCACTCTGCTGATATTGCAAGAGGAAGAAAAGGTGCAAGAGATATTGATGATGAAATGTCAGATGCAAGATATGCCTTTGATTGGAATAAACAGTTTGAATTATGTTTAGACCCTGAAAGAGCAAAAGAGTATCATGATGAAACTCTTCCTCAAGATGTATTTAAAGAAGCAGAGTTCTGCTCAATGTGTGGACCAAAGTTTTGTTCATATAAAATCACACAAAAGATTGTAAAAGATCATGGTGATAAGATTGAAGCGACTGCTACAGCTTAG
- the hisIE gene encoding bifunctional phosphoribosyl-AMP cyclohydrolase/phosphoribosyl-ATP diphosphatase HisIE, with protein MSMVDKIDWQKMDGLIPVITQDATSNEVLMLAYMNEEALKLTLETKQAHYFSRSKQRLWKKGESSGHTQEVVSTMVDCDNDTILLKVNQNGVACHTGRKSCFFTDLENDEIKLDVEVNTTNAYGVIDTLYHVIESRKNDDPSKSYTAKLLQGKENSMLKKIVEEAGEFTFAVKDNDEEEIIYEAADLLYHSLVALSSKGINPDRVKQELSRRFGLSGIEEKNSREN; from the coding sequence ATGAGTATGGTAGATAAAATAGATTGGCAAAAGATGGATGGATTAATTCCTGTTATTACACAAGATGCAACTAGTAATGAAGTACTAATGCTTGCATATATGAATGAAGAAGCATTAAAACTAACACTTGAAACAAAACAAGCTCATTACTTTAGTAGAAGTAAACAAAGACTATGGAAAAAGGGTGAAAGCTCTGGACATACACAAGAAGTTGTTTCTACAATGGTTGATTGTGATAATGATACTATTTTATTGAAAGTAAACCAAAATGGTGTTGCTTGCCATACAGGAAGAAAATCATGTTTCTTTACTGATTTAGAAAATGATGAAATTAAACTTGATGTAGAAGTAAATACTACAAATGCCTATGGTGTAATTGATACTCTATACCATGTAATTGAATCAAGAAAAAATGATGACCCTTCAAAATCATATACTGCAAAACTTTTACAAGGTAAAGAGAACTCTATGCTTAAAAAGATTGTAGAAGAAGCAGGTGAATTTACATTTGCTGTTAAAGATAATGATGAAGAAGAGATTATCTATGAAGCAGCTGATTTACTATATCATAGTTTAGTTGCCCTTTCAAGTAAAGGAATTAATCCAGATAGAGTAAAACAAGAGCTTTCTAGAAGATTTGGATTATCTGGAATTGAAGAAAAAAACTCAAGAGAAAACTAG
- a CDS encoding Mrp/NBP35 family ATP-binding protein yields the protein MANIADIKAELSKVIYPGFQKSIVDFGFVKDIQVDADDACTILLDITSSAEDVSSKLEEDISKVLSAIGVTNVNLKISKPEAPKQQSNSTSGSNIAPQIKNFVMVSSGKGGVGKSTTTVNLAIAAAMQGKKVGILDADIYGPNIPRMMGVNGLEVEVVGNKAKPFNAFGVAVMSMGSLMEEGQSLIWRGAMIMKAIQQLLRDILWEDLDILFIDMPPGTGDAQLTLAQSVPVTCGINVTTPQHVALDDSRRSLDMFQKLHIPIGGIVENMSGFICPSCNTESDIFGQGTCEDLADQYNTQVLGLLPIEPAIREGGDAGKPVVYFNPESESAKRYMIAAEKLINFVDENEDKAENASIQPTTNGVSACSTSGAAASQTEQKQESSSGGCGTGCGCH from the coding sequence ATGGCAAATATAGCTGATATAAAAGCAGAGTTATCAAAAGTTATATATCCAGGTTTCCAAAAATCAATTGTTGATTTTGGTTTCGTAAAAGATATTCAAGTTGATGCTGATGATGCCTGTACAATACTTTTAGATATTACTTCAAGTGCAGAAGATGTTTCTTCTAAACTAGAAGAAGATATTTCAAAAGTTTTAAGTGCAATTGGTGTTACAAATGTAAATTTAAAAATTTCTAAGCCAGAAGCTCCAAAACAACAAAGTAATAGTACAAGTGGAAGTAATATCGCTCCACAAATCAAAAACTTTGTAATGGTAAGTTCAGGAAAAGGTGGAGTTGGTAAATCAACTACTACTGTAAACTTAGCAATTGCAGCTGCAATGCAAGGTAAAAAAGTTGGTATCTTAGATGCTGATATTTATGGACCAAATATTCCTAGAATGATGGGTGTAAATGGACTTGAAGTTGAGGTAGTTGGAAATAAAGCTAAACCTTTTAATGCCTTTGGTGTTGCTGTAATGTCAATGGGTTCTTTAATGGAAGAAGGTCAATCTCTAATTTGGAGAGGGGCTATGATTATGAAGGCTATTCAACAACTATTAAGAGATATCCTTTGGGAAGATTTAGACATCTTATTTATTGATATGCCTCCAGGAACTGGTGATGCACAATTAACTCTTGCTCAAAGTGTACCTGTAACATGTGGTATTAATGTTACTACTCCTCAACATGTAGCACTTGATGATTCAAGAAGATCTTTAGATATGTTCCAAAAACTTCATATTCCTATTGGTGGAATTGTTGAAAATATGAGTGGATTTATTTGTCCTTCATGTAATACAGAATCTGATATCTTCGGACAAGGAACTTGTGAAGATTTAGCAGACCAATATAATACGCAGGTATTAGGATTACTTCCAATTGAACCTGCAATTAGAGAAGGTGGAGATGCTGGTAAACCAGTAGTTTACTTCAATCCTGAATCTGAATCAGCAAAAAGATATATGATAGCTGCAGAAAAACTAATTAACTTTGTAGATGAAAATGAAGATAAAGCAGAAAATGCTTCTATTCAACCAACTACAAATGGTGTATCTGCTTGTTCTACAAGTGGTGCAGCAGCTTCTCAAACTGAGCAAAAACAAGAGTCTTCATCTGGTGGATGTGGAACTGGTTGTGGTTGTCACTAA
- a CDS encoding prohibitin family protein, whose protein sequence is MPIDNDYFKNRQQQNKGNNSNNGGGGNYQPPFEPPEFFKNFGKKAGLIYAVIIILAALFIFKPFVIIESGQVGIKVTTGKYEDRPLNPGFHLYIPVFQKVIVVDTKVRLINYASVETSGSAGFDQSIKLNPAINILDARGLPVSIELTTQYRLTAAGAPVTIATWGPAWEDKIVNPVVRNIVRNVVGGFNAEELPTRRNEIATLIENGIRTQIESLEGTPVTVESVQLREIVLPTKIKEQIERVQIANQESERVRYEVLRAKQEAEKKAALAKGEADKNRIEAQGRADAVTIEAKAQAAANKAIAKSLTPNLLHMQQIEVQGKFNEALRENKDAKIFLTPGGSTPNIWVDTKDKSRDSAINK, encoded by the coding sequence ATGCCAATAGATAACGACTATTTTAAAAATAGACAACAACAAAATAAGGGTAACAACTCTAATAACGGTGGAGGTGGTAACTACCAACCTCCTTTTGAGCCACCTGAGTTTTTTAAAAACTTTGGTAAAAAAGCTGGTCTAATTTACGCAGTTATTATCATCTTAGCTGCACTATTTATTTTTAAACCATTTGTAATTATTGAATCTGGTCAAGTAGGTATCAAAGTTACAACAGGTAAATATGAAGATAGACCATTAAATCCTGGTTTCCACTTATATATTCCAGTATTCCAAAAGGTTATTGTAGTTGATACAAAAGTAAGACTTATTAACTATGCATCTGTTGAAACAAGTGGTAGTGCAGGTTTTGACCAAAGTATCAAATTAAACCCAGCAATTAATATTCTTGATGCAAGAGGTTTACCAGTTTCAATTGAATTAACAACTCAATATAGACTTACAGCAGCAGGAGCACCAGTTACTATTGCAACTTGGGGACCAGCATGGGAAGATAAAATCGTTAACCCAGTTGTTAGAAATATTGTAAGAAACGTTGTTGGTGGATTTAACGCAGAAGAACTTCCAACAAGAAGAAATGAAATTGCAACTTTAATTGAAAATGGAATTAGAACTCAAATTGAGTCTTTAGAAGGTACTCCTGTAACAGTTGAGTCTGTTCAATTAAGAGAAATCGTTCTTCCTACAAAAATTAAAGAGCAAATCGAGAGAGTTCAAATTGCTAACCAAGAATCTGAAAGAGTAAGATATGAAGTTTTAAGAGCTAAGCAAGAAGCTGAGAAAAAAGCTGCACTTGCAAAGGGTGAGGCTGACAAAAACAGAATTGAAGCACAAGGTAGAGCAGATGCTGTAACTATTGAAGCAAAAGCGCAAGCTGCTGCAAATAAAGCAATTGCTAAATCATTAACTCCAAACTTACTTCATATGCAACAAATTGAAGTTCAAGGTAAATTTAACGAAGCTCTTAGAGAAAACAAAGATGCTAAGATTTTCTTAACACCTGGTGGTTCAACTCCAAATATCTGGGTTGACACTAAAGATAAGTCAAGAGATAGCGCAATTAATAAATAA
- a CDS encoding bifunctional 2-C-methyl-D-erythritol 4-phosphate cytidylyltransferase/2-C-methyl-D-erythritol 2,4-cyclodiphosphate synthase, with product MSNVTLIVLCAGNSTRFGLQTKKQWLRIDNQPLWLFVTKRLDNLYKFNKVIVTSSKDELNYMQNFSDDYEFIAGGDTRQQSMKNSLENVDSEYVMVTDVARACIPENVITSLIDSKEKADCIVPTLKVSDTVIYNEETINRDNVKLIQTPQLSKTTVLKAALETEEEFTDDSSAIKANGGSVFYVEGSIKSKKLTFGDDLKELSCLKAPSQNFFTGTGYDIHPFEENKKMYLGGINIDVPYGFKAHSDGDVLIHSVIDALLGACGAGDIGEFFPDTDQEFKDIDSKILLQEIVKFIYNVGYEIVNVDLTIIAQQPKINPYKNEIKKTIASLLNLEKQFVNIKATTAEKLGFIGRKEGVAVQSIATLKYYDWTKK from the coding sequence GTGTCGAATGTAACGCTTATAGTATTATGTGCTGGGAACTCCACAAGATTCGGGCTTCAAACAAAAAAACAGTGGCTTAGGATAGACAATCAACCACTTTGGCTTTTTGTTACAAAAAGACTCGATAATCTATATAAATTTAATAAGGTAATCGTCACATCTTCTAAAGATGAACTAAACTATATGCAAAACTTTAGTGATGATTATGAGTTTATTGCAGGTGGAGACACTAGACAACAATCAATGAAAAACTCTCTTGAAAATGTTGATTCTGAATATGTGATGGTTACTGATGTGGCTAGAGCTTGTATTCCTGAAAATGTTATTACTTCATTAATTGATTCAAAAGAAAAAGCTGATTGTATAGTACCTACTTTAAAGGTGAGTGATACAGTTATCTACAATGAAGAAACAATAAATAGAGATAATGTTAAACTTATCCAAACACCACAACTATCAAAAACTACTGTTCTAAAAGCTGCTTTAGAAACAGAAGAAGAGTTTACAGATGACAGTTCAGCTATAAAAGCTAATGGTGGTTCTGTTTTTTATGTAGAAGGTTCAATAAAAAGTAAAAAGCTAACTTTTGGAGATGATTTAAAAGAATTATCATGTCTAAAAGCACCAAGCCAAAACTTTTTTACTGGTACTGGATATGATATTCACCCCTTTGAAGAAAACAAAAAAATGTATCTTGGTGGAATAAATATTGATGTTCCATATGGTTTTAAAGCGCATAGTGATGGAGATGTTTTAATTCACTCTGTTATTGATGCTCTATTAGGAGCTTGTGGAGCTGGAGATATTGGTGAATTTTTCCCTGATACAGACCAAGAGTTTAAAGATATAGACTCAAAAATTCTTTTACAAGAAATTGTAAAATTTATTTATAATGTAGGATATGAGATAGTTAATGTTGATTTAACAATAATTGCTCAACAACCAAAAATAAATCCATATAAAAATGAAATCAAAAAAACTATTGCCTCTTTACTAAACTTAGAAAAGCAATTTGTAAATATAAAAGCAACAACTGCTGAAAAACTTGGATTTATAGGACGAAAAGAAGGAGTTGCAGTACAATCAATTGCAACTTTAAAATACTATGACTGGACGAAAAAATGA
- a CDS encoding MauE/DoxX family redox-associated membrane protein codes for MNLLLNEKLILLYARLFLAFSFLSAVADRFGFWGSVGEEGIAWGDFQSFIEYVAYLNPFLFDSLIPSLAYVVTALEIILALFLIFGIYLKESSFISFIMLLLFALAMSFTSSIKVAFDYSVFSASGLALLLFLIYYKEKNKLA; via the coding sequence ATGAATTTATTACTAAATGAAAAACTTATTTTACTCTATGCAAGACTATTTTTAGCTTTTAGTTTTTTATCAGCAGTAGCGGATAGATTTGGTTTCTGGGGAAGTGTAGGAGAAGAGGGAATTGCTTGGGGAGATTTTCAATCTTTTATTGAATATGTAGCTTATTTAAATCCATTTTTATTTGACTCTTTGATTCCTTCTCTTGCATATGTTGTAACAGCATTAGAAATCATTTTAGCTCTTTTTCTTATCTTTGGTATATATTTAAAGGAAAGCTCTTTTATAAGCTTTATTATGCTTTTATTATTTGCATTGGCTATGAGTTTTACTTCTAGTATAAAAGTAGCATTTGATTATTCTGTTTTTAGTGCAAGTGGCTTAGCATTGTTACTTTTTTTAATTTATTACAAAGAAAAGAATAAATTAGCATAA
- a CDS encoding HDOD domain-containing protein, which yields MKQLIVEKIDSLPPLPNSVLELEEFRKMPTKEPLDLLKIIEKDPLIITTVLRVANSAMFGFVSEVETPSRAISLLGVNFTISIALGSVIQNLIQTDLNAYSASTDDFMFSCNLASNIINTWVAKIDKDLKEDLLLPAFLQETGKFIISDIITENKQKEEFQEQIAITKNLSSVEKEFVGYSCARITANIFKHWNLSHNLIFSIGFVEDLENCPKEYLKKVKILEIVKILADIKNPLSDSNIQRALNKAEEYGFEAETLEKAIESIKYKLEEDL from the coding sequence ATGAAACAGTTAATAGTAGAAAAAATTGACTCTTTGCCACCTTTACCTAATTCGGTTTTAGAATTAGAAGAGTTTAGAAAAATGCCAACTAAAGAGCCTCTAGACTTATTAAAGATAATAGAAAAAGACCCATTAATTATTACTACTGTTTTAAGAGTTGCAAACTCTGCTATGTTTGGATTTGTAAGTGAAGTAGAAACTCCTAGTCGTGCTATCTCACTTTTAGGTGTTAACTTTACAATTTCTATTGCTTTAGGTTCTGTTATTCAAAATCTAATTCAAACTGACCTTAATGCCTACAGTGCTTCTACTGATGACTTTATGTTCTCATGTAACTTAGCTTCAAATATTATTAACACTTGGGTTGCAAAAATTGATAAAGACTTAAAAGAAGACTTACTATTACCAGCTTTTTTACAAGAGACTGGAAAGTTTATTATTTCTGATATTATCACAGAAAATAAACAAAAAGAAGAATTCCAAGAACAAATTGCTATAACAAAAAACCTATCAAGTGTAGAAAAAGAGTTTGTTGGTTATTCATGTGCAAGAATTACTGCAAATATTTTTAAACACTGGAACTTAAGTCATAACCTTATCTTCTCAATTGGTTTTGTAGAAGACTTAGAAAACTGTCCAAAAGAGTATCTTAAAAAAGTGAAGATATTAGAGATAGTAAAAATACTTGCTGATATAAAAAATCCACTTTCAGATTCTAATATCCAAAGAGCATTAAACAAAGCAGAAGAGTATGGCTTTGAGGCAGAAACTTTAGAAAAAGCAATCGAATCTATTAAATATAAACTAGAAGAAGATCTTTAA
- a CDS encoding NAD(P)H-dependent oxidoreductase — translation MKKILVLLAHDDLEKSLVNKRIKEELSCEENVLYKDLNELYPDYNIDVKKEQEDLKNISKIVFQFPMYWYSAPALLKRWVDSVLEYGYSYIINEKGDFEALALKGKKFQTLVSMGAKEESFYGEDRLSVKECLNSYFYTMEMLGTKKIEPSFIYGLGYGDIEEERLQSYIQEVKEKVLEN, via the coding sequence ATGAAAAAAATACTTGTACTACTAGCCCATGATGATTTAGAAAAATCTCTTGTAAATAAAAGAATCAAAGAAGAACTAAGCTGTGAAGAAAATGTTCTTTATAAAGATTTAAATGAACTATATCCTGACTATAATATTGATGTTAAAAAAGAGCAAGAAGACTTAAAAAATATCTCAAAAATTGTATTTCAATTTCCAATGTATTGGTATAGTGCACCAGCACTATTAAAAAGATGGGTTGATTCTGTTTTAGAGTATGGTTATTCTTATATCATAAATGAAAAAGGTGACTTTGAAGCCTTAGCTTTAAAAGGTAAAAAGTTTCAAACTCTTGTTTCAATGGGAGCAAAAGAGGAATCATTTTATGGTGAAGATAGATTGAGTGTGAAAGAGTGTTTAAACTCATATTTTTATACAATGGAAATGTTAGGTACAAAAAAAATAGAACCTTCATTTATCTATGGTTTAGGTTATGGTGATATTGAAGAAGAAAGACTTCAATCTTATATTCAAGAAGTAAAAGAAAAGGTATTAGAAAACTAG
- a CDS encoding phosphatidylglycerophosphatase A, protein MRKLFLTVFYSGLSPKAPGTVGSFVALILGVLLLQYIPESTMFLLAFLISVIAVREINKYEKEIGEHDSKEIVIDELAGMWIALSICGITAENMYYLAPIAFVYFRVFDIWKPSVIGRIDKNVKGGWGVMGDDIVAGLAAGIATSGTYFLIEKYILPII, encoded by the coding sequence ATGAGAAAACTATTTTTAACTGTTTTTTATAGTGGCTTAAGCCCAAAAGCACCTGGTACAGTAGGAAGCTTTGTAGCTCTTATCTTAGGTGTTTTATTATTACAATATATTCCAGAGTCAACTATGTTCTTACTTGCCTTCTTAATCTCAGTAATAGCTGTAAGAGAAATAAATAAATATGAAAAAGAAATTGGTGAGCATGATAGCAAAGAGATTGTTATTGACGAACTTGCTGGTATGTGGATTGCCCTTTCTATTTGTGGTATTACAGCTGAAAATATGTATTACTTAGCTCCTATTGCTTTTGTATACTTTAGAGTCTTTGACATTTGGAAACCTTCTGTTATAGGAAGAATTGATAAAAATGTAAAAGGTGGTTGGGGTGTTATGGGTGATGACATCGTAGCTGGACTTGCTGCTGGTATTGCTACTAGTGGAACTTACTTCTTAATAGAAAAATACATCTTACCTATTATCTAA